The Nicotiana tabacum cultivar K326 chromosome 5, ASM71507v2, whole genome shotgun sequence sequence TGGGGATCTGTTTATTTAGAGCTCTTTGTCATTGAGGTTTGCTTATGCACTTAGGTTAATTggttcttgagccgagggtctttcagaaAATGCCTCTTTACCTCCATAagatagaggtaaggtctgcatacatttggctttttgttgttgttgtgtaaaTAGGCTAGTTGGGCCAAACTATTACTGGATACGCACAATGCAGTTCTTGGATCTGATTACGTCAAACTTCTttttaatgagaaacttttatatcGACACGGTCCCATAAAGCTTGTACCCTTTAAGCTTTTAAAATcacaagtttaaatatttttccgTACCGAATAAAACTATGTCATATTAATTGAAACGGAAAGAGTAACTATTTGCAACTTGTTTGGATGTTCGAGTTGGAGCTATGTTTTAATGGTCATCAAGATATTGAGCAGTGAAGGTGCCAACGTGGAAGAAGATGTACTCTCTGTCCTAAATTATTTATCGCATTTTTCTATTACACACCTTTAAGAAAACCTTAATTAGGAGAGATTTTTGACTATTTTATTATGTCTTAAAATATGATTTCTCTTCaatgaatatttattttatttatgtactATCTccatcttcaacaacaattactaCTAACGATaacataagaaaaaataattaattatgtattgaattttttaaaatgataaataatttgagacattAGTTTTTAAAAATCACGACTAATAATTTGAGGCAAAGAGAGTAGTGATTATTAATACCATAAACGGAAGGGACACGATGACAAACTAACACTAAAATTAAAAGCCACACTTATTTTATCACCAAACAATTTTGATTACATATGGAGATTGGAGAATTAACTATACGGCTCCAATTTATTTTCTTGGGCTAGTAATATACTTAAACACtaaattttctttcctttcccccCTAACCAACTCGGGGAATTTGTACAACAAAGTCCAACACATTAACAAAAAGACGAACTCGTTCACATCTAAAATCTTTTGTCACTGGAGAACCATTCAGTACACTTGGAACATTAGTTAGTTTTGAATTTTCCTTCTGAATTATTTCCCTTGCAAACTTAGCTGGTACACCAATAAGTTCTGGCCATGTCTCCTTTTTGTTTCctataatttatacatataataAGAGAGAATATATAATGGAAAAAAGAATCGAAAAAATTATGAACAAAAGATTAGGTAATATATATAGGAATTAAGAAGTAGGAGATGAAGAGTAAAAACCAAACCTGGGCAACTGGACTGAGCCGTGAGAGGTTGAAAAACTGTTCATACAATAATTTACATTAATCTTTtttgtttgaataataaataGAAATAAATGTGAAAAAAGTACTTAAAAATAAATATGGGAATTAATGAGAGAGGGAAATAAGGGCTAACGTGATGCAAGAAGCAAGAAAATAACCACGAGAGCTAACTTCACCATTGTCTTTAATTTTATCTAATTTTCCTTGGTTTTATGTGTCAAATTCATTTGGTTTTCTGGGGATATTTATAGGAGAGTTTGTGTCTATATTACATGGGATATTTGTTTGTTTAAGCAACCATAGTAAACTAATTTAATGTTGAAGATAAGCTTGATGAGTTGTCTATAAGACTATAACCAAGTCGGTGTATTACTTTCTTTGTATTTGTTGTTCTTGTTGTACGAATTCACTTAACAAAATGTATAATTGTTGAATGTTTACATAATGCCGtgtagatttttttttaaaaaagaaaaagaaaaaaagaaacgaCATTGTATAagcaaattatatatatacatgataCTATCGTATGTCAAGATTTTTAATCATAAAAGTGTGCTTCTGTTAAGCCTAGACAAAGGCCTTTAatccttaggggtcgtttggtaggatatATAAGAATAGTACTAAATAGTATATATtggtaatgttgagattagttatattatgattCGTCATGCTGAGATTATTTCTTATCGACTATTTGGTTTGTTGTATTAACGGTTTTGAAAAGGTAGTTCTATCTTTATACATGCTTATTTACGTACTAAAAGTTATGGTATTATATTGCTAATATCATGGTTTGCTATTTATAGAATAGCACTGAATAAGGTATATAACTACTAAACAAGGGactaacaatatcaaaactaatatatgtataatttttcCTAATACATCCTACAAAACGACGTCGCCAAACTTGTGATTAGGGGTGTTCATAgttcggtttggatcgattttttcctaaaaagaaaccaaaccaagtaagtcggtttttcaaatattagaaccaaacaaaaccaattaagtcgggtttttctcgattcggtttatgtctgttttttgattttttggttatttgtcggttttttcttaaatataagacatacactaccaaacacacatttcggcgaccacattttcaacgtaaagtatcaaatcaattgccctttgagaaatctattatttaccaagatatattaatgataatagaatcaaatagtgatgaataatttaaggactcagttaaaaatatattatttttaacatgaaatagattcttacacttaacaaaaacaaactaccaattaaactagaatgtaaaggtaaagaattatactaaaagtgcaaacgattaatatttactataaaatttttaaaactttgtataaaagtatacatatatatagtataataataaatttaaaatagctactcctatattcgatttggttcggtttttttaattaaaaccaaaaccaaaccaaatttgatcggtttttaaatttcaaaaccaaaaccaaaccagaCCAAAAAGTATCAGTTTTTTtgatcggtttggtttggttcgagttttcggatttttatgaacacccctacttgTGATATACACAAGGTCAACTCAAATGATAGAATCGAAAATTATAACTACATATATTCTTGATATGTAATAGTATAATATTACAATTATACAACTTAGAATCGGGACATCGGGTATGCCTTAATATATCTCTCCAAATTGTCAACTACTTATATTTGAATTTTCAATACGGGAAGATCCCAGGAAACAGAAATGATGCACGAAACCGAGAAATGGtcaattttttcaaataaaatactaacaAAAGCATAAGATTGCGTATACCaaataaccaaacttgtactataatatattaaaaagaaaacttGTACTACAATATTTCCACGATTAGGGCCACTATCTTATCTTTATATTTTGGTCGTTTGACTTTTATGCTGATattcaaagttcaaacttgaaaaacaaaCAGAAAACGTGTCCTACGTCTTTTTCCAATTATTCCCCCTTCTAATAATCGCACAACTCCTTATATTATCTCAATAGCTGCCCACCAAATCGTTTAAACTAAATATAACCGGTGAatatataatatttgtataattcatgtataatatgtgtataattaatgtataatttatatatacagatTAAAAAATGTAAACAGTGAATCTGACTGACTATTTGGGTAAAAATTTCTTATCTTAACAATCTCTTGAGCATCGGATTATTTTATGGAATATCTAAGAAACCATGGTAAGAATCATGTTTTGATGTGATATATAGAGATCAAGGAACTCATTTTTAATTCACCTTAATGGTTTGGACTGAAGGAAATTCAATAATCTCCTTCCCCGTACAAGGCTCTATCTATTTGAAATGTTTTTGGGttaaaatatgtgaaaaattagtatttataTTTTGCTGGTGTGGGGGCAGGGGTATAGTAGGGGTAGAGAAACTATAGCGATCAGCTATAATGTTCACAACTTTAGGCGAACGTACGCAATACTGAAGCTACACGGTCAAATCTTTCTATAACAGTGTCgtttatttcagatatttttggCTGTTATAACAAAGTGCTGTTAtggaaaatatatattataacataacagaAAAATCAGTTTCAAAGAAAAGTTGGCCATCATAATGAAGTTGTGTATCTATGTATTGGAGTATGGGGTACGTGAACCCATGCTCTTCTCTGTATATCATGTATAATAATTGTTGAAATGAACATTGTGGCAGCCATTAATGAGATAGAAGCTcgagcaagaagaagaagaagaaattgacatctaagagagaaagagagaggcaGTCGAAGAGAGAGATATTTTgcaattttgattttttgttctatgtgcaaatatatatatacatatatacatacaatgCACACACATGTATATAATTATACAATCTAAAATAATCCACTAACCGACCTTACTCCTATTGTGCTAACCGACTAACTAACCCCACTAACTAACATTTCTTCTAGAAGGGTACTATCATAATTACATGGTGTACAACTATGTATTTCAATACTCCCCCTCAAGTCgtgaatgaaaaatatttttcattcccAACTTGGATAAAAGAAACATGTACTGCTGATGCCTCAATGCTTTTGTCAGAACATCTTCAGGTTGACATTGAGTAGCAATATGAGATGTTCTAATGATACCTTACTGAATTTTTTCCCTAATAAAGTGACAATCTATCTCTCTATATTTTGTTCTCTCATGATACATGGGTTTGGCTGTAATTTGTAATGCAACCTTGTTGTCACAGTGCAACTCCATAGGCAACCTTAGATTCACTTGCAATTCCTTCAGCAGTCCCTTCAACCAAACTAGCTCGGCTACTGTACTTGCCATACTCATGTACTCTGCTTCTGCAGAGCTTCTTGAGATAGTGCTATGCTTATTAGCCTTCCAGGAAATGAGTGAATCTCCCAGCTTAATACAACACCCTATCATTTATTTTCTTGACACATGACATGAGGCCCAATCAGAATCACAAAATGCATTTACTTGTTCTTCACTTTTATTGGACATAAGTAATCCCAAACTTGGCTGCTTCTTAATGTACTTTACAACATGCAATGCTGCTTCATAGTGTGATTTTTTTTGGTGCATGCATAAACTCACTTAGGCATTGGAGTGCATATAAAATGTCTGGCCTGGTAATTGTGAGGTATAATAGCTTCCCTATTAGTCTCAGATAACTCTCTATGTCTACTAATGCCTCATCATGATTGCTTGTATTGGTCCAACTATCAAACTCTACGCTTGTGAGTTTCAGATTTTGCTCCATATGTGTGTCTTTTGGTTTTGAGCCTGCTAAGCCTGTTTCTGAAATCATCTCAAGTGCATACTTCTTTTGTGACATCAGTATTCCTTCCTTTGATCTAGCAAATTCAATACCTAGGAAGTATCTTAGCTCTCTTAGGTCCTTTAGTTTGAAGTTCTGTTGAAGAGATGCTTTAGCTTGGTTGATTTCTGTTTCATCATTCCCTCTATCAGGATGTTTTCCACATATATAAGCAATAGAACAAACTTGTCTTTGACAGAATAGTCATGTTTGCTTTGTTGAAAACCAACAATTGTGAGGGCTTGTATGAGTTTAAGATTCCACTGTCTAAAAGCTTATTTCAACTAATAGAGGGATTTGAGTAGTCTGCACACTTTGGACTCCCCCTGGCTACCAAATCCCTGGGTAATGTCATGTAGACCTCCTCATCAAGATCCCCATTTAGGAATGCATTGTGCATATCCATTTGGAAGATGGGCCAATGCTTTAGTGCAACAGTAGCTACAACAGTCCTAACAGTAGTAAGCTTTGCTACAGGTGCAAATATATCATAGAAATTTAGGCCTTCCTGCTGTGTGTACCCTTTAGCAACTAGTCTTGCCTTAAATCTTTTCATTGATCCATCAGCATTGTACTTAATCTTATACACCCATTTGCATCTAATGGAAACTTTCCCAGCAGGTAGATTTACCACTTTCCAAGTATGGTTGTCCTCTAGAGCCTTAATCTCAAGCTTCATTGCTTGAACCCATCTATCATCTTTGGTCGCTTGAGAGAAAGTGGATGGTTCGGAATCAGTAGAGAAAGAGGTAAGAAAAGATTGATAGTGTAGAGGCAGGTGTGCATAGGAGACACAGTGATGAATAAGATAGTTGATGCAATTGGAGGTGGAAGGCAAGGGTGGATGGACATAGTCTGTTAACCAAATAGAAGGTTTGATAGTTCTTCCTGACTTTCTAATAGGGACTGGACTAGATTGAAGTGGAGATGGAGAAGCAGAAATAGAGTTAGAGGGAACAACATGAGCTGTAAGAGATTGTGATTAAGAAGAATCAACAGATTGATCATATGAAGAGGATATGGGAGATGTATCATAAATGGAAGCTTGTTAAGGTGAGTGGTCAGGTTGTTGAGATGAATGATCAGGTGGTTGATCAGGTAAGACAGTGTTAGGAAAGTCTGGATGGTGAGGAATTCAAATCTGGAGCTGTAAGGAACTGGCTTTTAGGAAGTTTGAAGGGAAATACATATTCTTGAAAGACAACATCTCTGCTGAGGAAAAATTTTCTATGACTCAATATCATATAGTCTAGCCTTTTTGTGTAGATGAGTACCCCATGAAGATTGCAGGAATGGACTTAGGGGTAAATTTATCATTTTGAAATTGGGCTTTATGACATAACAAAGGCATCCAAGGGTTCTCATAGGTAAAGCTTAGGTGGCTAACCATGAAATGCTTCATAAGGTGATTGACCTTTAATGTTGGACTAGGTAATCTATTTACGATGTATGTGGATGTTAGGATACAATCCCCCCAGAATCTTAATGGTATATGAGCTTGAAGCCTTAATACTCTTCTTATCTAAAAAATGTACTTGTGTTTTCTTTCCACCACCCCATTTTGTTGTGGGGTGTAAACAAAACTACTTTGGTGGACTACACCTTTGGATCTAAACATGATAGAACAAAGAGAATTAAAATATTCATGCCCATTATCAAATCTGAAAACTTTAACAAAAGCAGAATACTGATTGTGTATTAACTGCAGAAAGCCAAGCAATACAACATAGACATCACCTTTCAATCTTAATAGAAATGTCCGGGTCATTCTGAAGTAATCATCAACAAGAGTAAGGAAGTATTTAAAGCCATTGTAAGTGGATACCCTATATAGACCCCAAACATCCATATGAACAAGACTAAATGGAGAAGTTGCCATGGTTATACTACTAGGAAATGGTAATCTAACTTGTTTGGCTAATGGACATACATGAAAAGTATTATTGGTTGACTTAGACACATGATCTTTTATTGTTAGTTTTTTTTGTAGAACAGCAACTGGGGCGTGGCCTAGCCTTTGATGCCACAAACCATCAGAATATCTTTGAACTGAAGAAGACATACATTTTGAAGAGAGAGCAGCAACATGTGTGAATGGGTTGAGGATACACATGCCACCTCTGAGTCCACCAATCCCCTTTACCATGCCACTGAAAAGGTCCTAAAACAAGTAGAAATCATGATAGAAGTTAACTAAATATTGCAATTCTCTGGTGTACTTAGAAATAGATAGGAGATTATACTTAAGTCAAACACGTATAACACATTTTGTATAGTTTGTGTAGGAAGTATAGGGCAGGATCCAGTGTGAGTGATTTTGGTGTTATTTTCATTAGGTAATTGGACACAGTTGGGTTGGTTATTTGGTACAATCTTAGGATTTAACAACATGTTCAAAGATGAAGCCATGTGATTTGAAGCTCTAGAGTTAACAATTCAATAATTTTGAGTAGTATTAGATATACCTGTCATGTTTGCTATTTCAGTTGGCTCATTCTACTTACTCTATAATTTTAGAATCTGTTGATACTGCTCTAAGGTAAACACTGGTACTGTTGGTGATATTATATTTTTCAGGTTTTCAAATTGCGTCTCTCTTTTATCAGTCATGCTCGCATTATGAGCTGTAGGCGTTTGGTTCTGGTTCTCAAATCAACCTCTTCTTCTATTGTCAAACCTAGAATTGGAGGGGTATCCAATTAGCTTATAGCAATTTTCCTTCTTATAGCTCTTCATGTGACAATAGTCATAGTAAAGATTAGTGTTTCGCTTAGGTCTTATATTGGTTGCCTTAGCTGCAGCTAAGGCACTACTGACACCTTTTATAGGTCCACTCCCCAGAATACCACTCTGTAACATTGAAGTCCCAATCATCCTCTGGCTTTCTTCCTGTATGATCATAGAGTATGCTTGATCAGGTGTGAGAGTGGGACTCATCACTAAAATTTGGCTCTTTTGAGGTGCATATGTGTCATTTAAACCCATCAAAAATTTCATCAACTTCTGTTGGCGTAGGAAATCGACAAACAACCTAGATCTCACACAATCACAAACAGAAAATAGTGCAATTGACTCGAATTCAGCCCACAGATCATTCAACTTCGAGTAATATATCGACACATTGGAGATTTCCTGCGTTAGACTACTTATTTCTCTGTTCATATGATAGATTTTTGTTGCATTTACCTTATCAAAGCGCTTCTTGAAAGCTTCCCATACCTTTTGTGCATTGGAAGAATACACGATTCCTTTCCTTAACTCCTGCGCTACAGAGCTCATTATCCATGATTGGACAATGGCATTGCACCTTTCCCACTGGTGCAATCAAAGGCTATCAACCACATAAGTCTCTCTAGCACACGATCCATCTATAAATCCAATTTCGTTCTTCACAAGCAGCGACATCTTCATCGATCTACTCCATTGAGAGTAGTTTTCTGTTCCATTTAGCAATTGTGGCACTTGTGCCACACCTGGCGTATCAGAAGAATGCACATAGAGGGGATCATTGCAAACAAGTTGTTGAGAGCTTGCATGTGAGGCTTCTGTTGTATTTTGAGGTGTATCAATCACCATTTTTAGGTTTTAGTgaaaatttggtacaaaattcaGCAGTGGAAGAAATTCAAATGAGAAATTGGGGGAACTGAATCAGATAAGAGAAATATCAGATCCGAGCTTCCTACGAGATTGCTGCCACCGATCGTTGTGAgcctagctctgataccatgttgaaaTGAATATTGTGGAAGCCATTGATGAGATGGAATCTCGAgcaaggagaagaggaagaaatTGACAGctaagagagaaagagagaggcaATCGCAGAGAAAGGTATTTTgcaattttatttttctgttcTATGTGCAAATGTACAATGCATGCACATATATATAATTTCAATCTAAAATAATCTACTAATTGACCTCACTCCTACTGTGCTAATCGACCAACTAACCCCACTAACTAGCATTTCTTCTACAAGGGTACTATCATAATTACATAGTGTACAACTATGTATTTGAacaacaatgttatatttcttatatatatgtatatatatatgtatatatatgtatatatatatgtatgtgtgtgtgtgtgcgcgcgtgCAATAATTATTTACATGTTAATTCACAAGTGAAGTTAATGGTTCAAATCTCGGTTTGTAGGCATTTATAGTGTCCCCTCTTGTGTTTTAATTATATATTCCTTTTATTTGGTTTGTTCAATCCAAATTCCCACATCTAGCACATTGAAATCCTTGATCTCTCTTTGTCATTGCAAAATTTTATCCTATTAAAACTAGGGATCTTTACGCAAACAGCCGGccatatttattatttactttttctagctatatatattatttatacatTAATTTTATACGATTacatatagacacacacacaaaAACAGGTTAATTCTTCTTAAAACTAATAGCAGTGGATGAtgcaacatggtttaattatccTAGCATTTTTTAAATGGAGAATAGGTATATATGTTAAAAGTTACCAATATTGcaagaattttttttgttttaatctACCTAAAGGTTGAACCCgccaaatataaatttatattcACCTTTTTGTAACAGTGCACCAATTTTCTTGAAATCCTAGATCCACTTCTGATAGAGGATGACTGTTATAGAGAAGTTTGACTGCATTAAagacccattataatttgtcgtCAAGCTTAATTTTAACAATAAATTAATATAGTATGGTTGCATAGAGAACACGCATCTctcaatttaataatttaaattattattattgttattattattatttgttgcaatttgaCTTTGAAATTCGTATCTTATCACACGGCATAGGTTAGCGAAAGGAGTTGTCAGTTGTCACCCGTGTTATTTCTTCTTCTTACTTTAAAGTACTTAATTATTTCTAAAAAGATGaacattaatattttttttttttaaaaaaagaaggtaAATGATTTTGTAAAGCATTCAACAATAGTAAATACGTTCAAATCTAAGTTAGCTATAAACATACTCTCACAATTAAATCTTAATACTGACTAGTTAATTAGTATCATCCACAATGTTGCTTTTGATTGATATCTACATGAAAATGTTAAATCATTCAATTCCGAAACATAATTTAGTATAATAATACAAGAACAATCAATTGATGATgctaaaagtcaacaaaaataagAGCAAGTCATTTACAACTCATCAAGTttatctttaaaattaaattaatggTTGCTTCGAGGAAAAGTTCATGTAATTGAGGCAAAAACTCTACTATAAATATCCCTATAAATCCAAATGAATAATCCTACACATCACAACTTTGTTTCCTTAATCTCAATTCTTCAAAgcaattagaaaaataattagacAAAAGACTATGGAGAAGTTAGCTCACGTGGTTGCTTTCTTGCTTCTTGCATCTCGTTAGTTCTTTTCCTACTCCTATATGCTTACATTTATTTCaactgttttatttttattttttttgtttttcacatGTATTTATGTTTATTGATAAAAAGGAAAACTTATGTACATTATTCTTTGAACAGTCTTTCAACCTCTCATGTCTCAGTCCGATGGTTGCCCAGGTTTGGTTTTTACTCTTTTGTCTCCTTCTTCTTCCAATATTATTTTGCCTAGCTTCTTTTCGAGTtcattactcaaatggtcactcaactgtcccaaattatctcctaaaatcactttatttttgtttgtaatAACAAAGTCATTAAACTATGCATAttgcactcagaaggtcacttAACTAGATTTATTAAATTTTGGATTgctaaatacctattttaccctctaaattataaatatttgttttctttttatttttctaaaactttttaatattataattttccatttttaatttatattatggacttacctatagaataaataaatattatttataaattaaaaaagtatttaagcatatataatgttggactaacaaaataatgagcatagtaaaaaaaattaattagaataatttgctAGTAAtagtaattttagtattaacaataaaaattcaaaatttatttacacaattcagaatgaaagaaaataaaggttgtaaaatatatattctatgcacgtaatataaaaataattatttaaataaaggtatttttataatatacattatatattcttgaaatttaaactcaattatattattatgtttTTCTATCAACTTTCCGACGGCACAAAGTTATATCACCGGAAAGcagagggactatctgtatagggtaaaatatgctatgttaagtcgtgcatggaatatatataatataattgaacataattttcaagaatatataatgtatattataaaaatacttttatttaaataattatttttatattaggtgcatggaatatatattttataacatttatttttttcattctgagttgtgtaaatagatgtttgattttttttgttaataCTGAAATTATTATTATGAATAACTTATTCTAATTAATTCTTTTActatgctcattattttgttattctaGCATTATA is a genomic window containing:
- the LOC107829474 gene encoding trypsin inhibitor 1, giving the protein MVKLALVVIFLLLASLFQPLTAQSSCPGNKKETWPELIGVPAKFAREIIQKENSKLTNVPSVLNGSPVTKDFRCERVRLFVNVLDFVVQIPRVG